A stretch of the Candidatus Gracilibacteria bacterium genome encodes the following:
- a CDS encoding LysM peptidoglycan-binding domain-containing protein — translation MSPKINLRARIERHSRVLQHNLYATSKKTGKTGIALVSTIAIFMLPIYPTFASFVNNGSPTDFYRGEIDESTIISSYFGDNETVGDGAVFIQSKDSYLYVNAGSDQENRDVSSSKEIISYEVKGGESIGSIAEKFNVTRNSIFWANNFADDYIIHPGDIIKVPPVSGLIHEVKSGETLNGIANKYDVDSEDIMRQNLLLSAGDLKSGDTIIVPGAIKIIPKPVVAPAQAVAKSSAGAKATPTAAYSAPVAAKSNYVAPSGSYTLTWRAPKHTFYWGNCTWYVAQYKNVNWGGNANQWLTNARAKGHATGSNAQLGAIVQLGGRGYNPYYGHVAIVTGIEGGNLIISDMNYRALGEVTTRKVPINDRSIQGYIYVD, via the coding sequence AATTAATTTACGAGCTCGAATAGAGCGACACTCAAGAGTCTTGCAACATAATTTATATGCTACAAGCAAAAAGACTGGAAAGACATGAATCGCACTTGTTTCTACAATAGCAATATTTATGCTTCCTATATATCCTACATTTGCAAGTTTTGTAAATAACGGGAGTCCAACAGATTTCTACAGAGGAGAAATAGATGAATCAACGATTATAAGTTCTTACTTTTGAGACAATGAGACTGTTTGAGACGGAGCAGTATTTATTCAATCAAAAGATTCATACTTATATGTAAACGCTGGAAGCGATCAAGAAAATAGAGATGTTTCTTCGAGTAAAGAAATTATTTCTTATGAAGTAAAGTGAGGAGAAAGTATCGGTTCAATTGCTGAAAAGTTTAATGTTACTCGAAACTCAATTTTTTGGGCAAATAACTTTGCTGATGATTATATAATCCATCCAGGAGATATTATCAAAGTACCACCTGTATCAGGTCTTATTCATGAAGTAAAATCATGAGAAACTTTGAATGGTATTGCAAATAAATATGATGTTGATTCTGAGGATATAATGAGACAAAACCTGCTTCTTTCAGCAGGAGATCTCAAATCTTGAGATACTATTATTGTACCTGGTGCTATTAAGATTATCCCAAAACCAGTGGTTGCTCCAGCTCAAGCAGTAGCAAAATCATCTGCAGGTGCGAAAGCTACTCCAACTGCAGCGTACTCAGCTCCAGTTGCAGCAAAAAGTAATTATGTTGCTCCATCTGGTTCATATACACTTACTTGGAGAGCTCCAAAGCATACTTTCTACTGGGGGAACTGTACTTGGTACGTCGCTCAATATAAAAATGTTAACTGGGGAGGAAATGCAAATCAATGGCTTACTAATGCTCGAGCGAAAGGTCACGCAACAGGTTCAAATGCTCAGCTATGAGCAATAGTACAATTAGGAGGTCGAGGATACAATCCTTATTACGGTCACGTTGCTATTGTAACTGGTATAGAAGGTGGTAATCTTATAATTTCAGATATGAATTATAGAGCTCTATGAGAGGTTACGACTCGTAAGGTTCCAATAAATGACAGATCTATTCAAGGTTATATCTATGTAGATTAA